The Sphaerodactylus townsendi isolate TG3544 unplaced genomic scaffold, MPM_Stown_v2.3 scaffold_42, whole genome shotgun sequence genome includes a window with the following:
- the LOC125425416 gene encoding taste receptor type 2 member 8-like yields MTTFLAISFAALVLNILIGMVANRFIVLFICFDWFRRRKLSPTDLILCCLGLSRFIMQMIMILNTSVLSFAKHTYSQKYMWIIITTFWIFMNTLNLWFAAWLSVLYFVKVGIFSHPVLLQMKRRFSRLVPWLLLGSVVFSAALTIITMTISIYVFSETCFFYESLSHNSNSSAVEALNPCRYLPILLHSPSLIPFIVFLFSAIFLISSLWKHIRHLQSSGTGIKDLNTQVHLTAIKTLASFAVLYLFSFVAVIVQPTVPLIHEHLWAITVFQNMSAMYLSGHAIILILVNPKLKQGFVRMLPHLKCCLCEATS; encoded by the coding sequence ATGACCACCTTTCTGGCAATTTCCTTTGCAGCTCTGGTTTTGAATATTCTCATTGGAATGGTGGCCAATAGATTTATTGTCCTCTTCATTTGTTTCGACTGGTTCAGGAGGAGGAAATTATCTCCAACTGACTTGATCTTGTGCTGCCTTGGACTGTCGAGGTTTATAATGCAGATGATAATGATCCTGAATACAAGTGTGCTTTCCTTTGCCAAGCATACCTATTCACAGAAGTACATGTGGATCATCATTAccacattttggatttttatgaACACTTTAAATCTTTGGTTTGCCGCCTGGCTCAGTGTTTTGTACTTTGTAAAGGTTGGCATCTTCTCCCACCCTGTTTTGCTCCAAATGAAGCGAAGATTCTCTAGGCTGGTCCCATGGCTGCTTCTTGGCTCAGTGGtcttctctgctgctttgactaTTATTACTATGACAATTTCAATCTATGttttttctgaaacatgttttttctaCGAGTCACTTTCGCACAACAGCAACAGTTCAGCAGTTGAAGCCCTTAATCCTTGTAGGTACTTACCTATTTTACTCCATTCTCCCAGTCTCATtccatttattgtatttttgttctCAGCCATTTTTCTTATTAGTTCTCTTTGGAAGCACATAAGACACTTGCAAAGCAGTGGAACTGGCATCAAGGATCTCAATACGCAAGTTCACTTGACTGCCATCAAAACTCTGGcttcttttgctgttttgtaCTTATTCAGTTTTGTAGCAGTCATTGTACAACCCACAGTGCCCTTGATCCATGAACATCTTTGGGCAATCACTGTTTTTCAAAATATGAGTGCTATGTATCTTTCTGGACATGCGATCATCTTAATATTAGTGAACCCCAAACTGAAACAGGGGTTTGTCAGAATGCTACCTCATTTGAAATGTTGCTTGTGTGAAGCAACATCTTAA